The Syngnathoides biaculeatus isolate LvHL_M chromosome 6, ASM1980259v1, whole genome shotgun sequence genome has a window encoding:
- the snupn gene encoding snurportin-1 encodes MDDLTRALSASFAVSKEPNSTSGPHPRLSQYKSKYRALEQSERRRRFLELQKIKRLNYVDHVRCLANGDWTGVDGDGERDMEEQKDEGQKGEQEQDGTAEEEGMEIERRKLPKHYANQLMLSEWLVDVPAELDSDWLLVVCPVGKRSLIIASKGSTAAYTKSGYCVNRFPSLLPGGNRHNSAMGKDYTILDCIYSEVDRTFFILDIMCWRGHPVYDCPTDFRFYWLQTKMQETDGLAEIAKRNPFRFVSLQSTKCTPTSIYKALAAEYSFNVDGLLFYHRQTHYTPGSTPLVGWLRPYMVADILGVEVPPGPLTAKPEYAGYQLQQILKEKKTSGEVRPAGRGGSYELEHLSTPTQDNDRNHRAIQEAQMES; translated from the exons ATGGATGACCTGACCCGAGCCCTTTCGGCCAGCTTCGCCGTGTCCAAGGAGCCCAACAGCACCTCCGGGCCGCACCCTCGGCTCTCGCAGTACAAGAGCAAGTACAGAGCGCTGGAGCAGAGCGAGCGGCGCCGGCGCTTCCTTGAGCTGCAGAAAAT taaaaggTTAAACTACGTCGACCACGTACGATGTCTGGCCAACGGCGACTGGACCGGGGTGGACGGCGACGGGGAGCGGGACATGGAGGAGCAGAAGGACGAAGGGCAGAAGGGGGAACAGGAGCAAGATGGCACCGCCGAGGAAGAAGGGATGGAGATTGAGAGACGAAAGCTGCCGAAGCATTACGCCAACCAG CTCATGCTGTCAGAGTGGTTGGTGGACGTCCCTGCGGAGCTGGACTCAGACTGGCTGTTGGTGGTCTGTCCTGTGGGGAAAAGATCCCTCATCATTGCCtccaag GGTTCCACTGCGGCGTACACCAAAAGCGGCTACTGCGTCAACCGTTTCCCCTCCCTGCTGCCCGGCGGGAACCGCCACAACTCGGCCATGGGGAAAG ATTACACCATCCTGGACTGCATTTACAGCGAGGTCGACAGGACCTTCTTCATCCTGGACATCATGTGCTGGCGAGGCCACCCGGTTTACGACTGCCCG ACCGATTTCCGTTTCTACTGGCTCCAGACCAAAATGCAGGAGACCGACGGCTTGGCGGAGATCGCCAAACGCAACCCT TTCCGCTTCGTCAGCCTCCAGAGCACCAAGTGCACGCCGACGTCCATCTACAAAGCCTTGGCAGCCGAGTACAGCTTCAAC GTGGACGGTCTTCTGTTCTACCACCGGCAGACCCACTACACGCCCGGCAGCACTCCGCTGGTGGGCTGGCTGCGCCCCTACATGGTCGCCGACATCCTGGGCGTGGAGGTGCCCCCCGGACCCCTCACCGCCAAGCCCGAGTACGCCGGCTACCAGCTGCAGCAGatcctgaaggagaagaagaccTCCGGCGAGGTGCGGCCCGCCGGGAGGGGCGGCAGCTACGAGCTGGAGCACCTGTCCACGCCCACCCAGGACAATGACCGCAACCACAGAGCCATCCAGGAAGCGCAGATGGAGAGCTGA